Below is a window of Cytophagia bacterium CHB2 DNA.
AATTAATGCTGCCAAAAGCAGAACAACTCTGGCATAGCGGTTGCAAAAATTATGAGCGCAACCCCAAATGAGGTTGCGTAGGAATTAACATAAACGACCGTTCAAAGCAACTGAATTTTCGAGGAGGTGTTCAATCATGTCAATCGTACGTTGGAGTCCGGTTCGCGACATGCTGAACATGCAAGCGGATATGAATCGCCTGTTCGGCACTATGTTTGATCGTGATTCATATGAAACCTCGCTGGGGCGCGGCGACTGGAACCCGGTAGTCGACATTACCGAAACGGCAGACGAATATCAAGTGACGGCGGAGCTGCCCGGCCTCAACAAAGATGATGTCAAGATCAGCTATGAGGGCGGCGTGGTCACGATTCGCGGAGAGAAGAAGCAAGAAAAAGAGGACAAGAACAGGAACTATCATCGCGTCGAAAGAAGCTTTGGCATGTTCGAGCGTTCCTTCCGCTTGCCGACCCAGATCGACGTGAACAAAATCGAGGCCAAGTTCAAAGACGGTATCCTGGGTCTGCGCCTGCCCAAATCGGAAGAAGCGCGTCCCAAGGAAATCCCGATCAAGATCAGCTAATCATCAACAGCTCAGTAAGACGATCAACCGCTCTCTGTTACCGGAGGGCGGTTGCTTCATTTTAGGCCATTAAAAGTGAAATCTTTGCTTTAGAAGCAAAAACATTTCATGCAAAGACGCGAAGGTGCAAAGGTTCCGCAAAGTTTTTCTTTGCGGAACCTTTGCGGCGTGAGACTTTTCTTTGGTTCCGGCTCGTCCGGCTTAGGAGATCGTTATGCCGATTTATGTGTATCGTTGCCTCGCTTGTGACAACCCGCACGAAGCCTTGCAGAAATTTTCCGATCCGGTTTTGACCGAATGCCCTGCGTGCGGCGGACCGCTGCAAAAGCAATTCACGCCGGAAGTGGGGCTCAGCTTCAAAGGCAGCGGATTTTATATCACGGATTACGTGAAAAATAAGAACAGCGAAAAATTCGCTTTCCGTGAGCCGGAAAAAGCAAAAAGTGCGTCCCCGGCCTGAACCTGATTTTCACCAACGCATTGGGATTCAACCACGAGCAGCAGAGGTGTGGCCTCCAATCCTGTTTTTTATTAGAGGAGTGCCACACACTTGCTTTTGCGCACACGCCTTTTGAAGCCCCACCTGCGCGTTCTGCGGAATCTTTTCTGTTCCATCCCCGCCGTTCATCCGGCTCAAATCTTCCGTTCTTTCCATTTTCCCCGCCGAAAAACCAGCACAGCCACGACGGCCAGGGTTGACTCTGCAATCGTGATCGCCGCAAACACGCCGCGCGCGCCAAAATCGAACGGCAGAGCCAGGCCGTAGGCCAACGGTATTTGAAACAACCAGTAACAGCACAGATTGATGATCGTCGGGGTCACGGTATCGCCGGCGCCGTTGAAGGCTTGCACCATCACCATGCCGAATGCATAAAAGATGTAGCCGTAACTGACATAGCGGAGGCAGTCCACTGCAAACGGCACCACCTCCGAATCTCGGGTAAAGAGATACACCAACGGTTCGGCGAAGACGACAAAAACAATCGTAACCAAGCCGAGAAAAATCACATTGCAAAGGCCGGTGAACCAAACGGAGCGTTCCGCACGCCCGGGTTTATCGGCGCCGAGATTTTGCCCCACCAATGTCGCGGCCGCGTTACTCATGCCCCACGAGGGCAAAAGCGCAAACACAATGATGCGAAGCGCAATCGTGTAGCCCGCAAGCGCGGCGCTGCCGAAAATCGCGACGATGCGCACCAGCCCCAGCCAGCTTGCCGTGGCCACCAGAAATTGAAAAATGCCGCCCAGCGAAACGCGCACCAGGCGCCACATCACCTCAAAATCCAGGCGGAACTGCGCGCCCTGAATTTGAATGCGACTCTTGCCGTAAAACAGGGCATACAATTGATAAAGCACGCCGACGCCTCTGCCAATATTGGTTGCAACGGCTGCGCCGGTCACACCCATTTCCGGAAACGGCCCCCAGCCGAAGATGAAGCACGGATCGAGTACACAGTTGATGAGGTTGGCAAGCCAAAGTGATCGCATGGCAATGGCAGCATCCCCGGCCCCGCGGAAGATGGCGTTGATCAAGAAGATCAACATGATCGTTATATTTCCGCCCAACATGACAGCCATGTAACCCGAGCCGTTGGCAACAATGCCCGGTGAAGCGCCCATCAGCCGCAGGATGTCCGGTGCCAAGAAAATTCCAATGACCGCAATCGGCAAGGAAGCCAACACGCCGAGCGCCAGGGCTTGCACGGCCGCCACCGTGGCGCCGGCGGAATCCTTCTCGCCGATGCGGCGCGCCACCATGGCCGTGATGGCCATGCTCAAGCCAATCGCGATGGAATACACGAGAGTAATGACAGACTCGGTGAGGCCAACAGTGGCCACGGCATCCGCGCCCAAACGCGCAACAAAGAAAACGTCAACCACCGCAAAAACCGATTCCATCACCATCTCAAGCACCATCGGAACCGAAAGCAGCAAAATGGCGCGGCCGAGATGGCCTTCGGTGAAATCCTGTTCCGAGCCGGCAATCGCTTCGCGCAAATCAGCCCACAATCGCCTCAGCGGCCCGGGCTTCGAGGGATCACGCGAAATTGCCACGGCGCCGGGTTCAATGGGATTATTTTGAAAATTCGTCTCGATCATATGAAAATTAACTTTCGAAATATAAGTGATTTTGTCTCATGCAAAGGCGACTCCAGCCCGCTGACAAGGCAAAACTTTCCCGTCAAAATCAGTATATGAGGCAGAGACAGAATTCCGTTCTCTGCCGGATATTCAGAAAATGGTAGTGACTTGAGTAGCCAGTGCAACCCGAGCCTGGACAAAATTTCCAACAAAATTTTGTGAACAGGCGCAAGAAATTGGCGGGTAGGAGTGTGGATTTCAACAGGGTGGCTTCACATGGCAGAATCAATTCAATCGAAATGAAAAAATTAAACACCGCAGAAAGGTTTGCGCGAAATGCCGGTTAATACGCCGCCAACCTCGGGAGAGGCATAGCTCCGCACGTGATCAAAGGTAAAGCAAATGGCGACATAAGATCATCTTGACATTCATTCTGAAACAACAGGCCTCAGCTCAAGCTTTTCTCAACCTCTTGTTGCACTTGTTCGCAGATGGCCTTGCCGCCTTGCAAAAGCGTATCAAGGGTCGCGCTCATTTCCGCGATAAAGTCCGGTGATTTCGTGTTAGGCAGATTGATGCGCACATTGTAAATCGCGCCCTGCAAGCCGGCAAAAGCCATCAATGCGCCTACACCCGCGTCGCTCATCACGGCTTTGTTGCCCAGATGCGCGGCGCGCAAACAAAGCTGCAAGGCCTCCCGGCAATGCTCGGCCGTGCGCAACGGCACGCGCGCCGCGGATTTGTAACCTTCACGCATTGCAGTCGCGCGCGCTTGCTGTTGCTGCGGCGTATCCTTCGGCAGGCGCATGGCTTCAAGCACAGCGTTAAATGCTGCGGTATCTTCATCGACCGCGCGCAATAAATCGTCCTTGACGCGTTGTGCTTGCTCCGCGAGATCACAAATATCTTCATACTTCGCATCAAACTCGCCCTTGCCGTTCGAGACATTTGCCACCATTGCGGCCAGCGCTGCGCCCAGACTGCCGGCCAATGCCGCAATCGAACCGCCGCCCGGAGCCGGTGTGTCGCGCGAAACTTCGTCAACGAAATCCACAACCTTTTGTTTGGCCAGCGGGCCGTCCATTTTCGGAATGCCGATGATCTTTTTGTCAATGTCAAACTCTGCCACATCACGCACGCCCATGGATTGTGCTGCGGTCTCCAGCACGTCATGCACCGGAATGCCGGTGGATTTGCGCATGCGCTTCAAATAAAATTTGCCGGCCTCGAGCATCGCGGCAAATGGCACAACGCCCACGATTTCCGAGCCGGTGATGACAATGCCGCGTTGCGCAGCGAGTTTGCGCGCCTCCTCCAAAACCAGGTGCGGTGGCGAGATTTTGTAATTGGTGAGGTTGATGGAAATCTGCGCGCGTTGGTAAGCTTCCACCACCCAGCCCACTGCCTTCACGTGCGCGAACTTGCCGTCGGCGTAAACCGGCATGCCCACGAGATTGTTGACGTCCATGCCCAGTGATTGGTAACGTGCATAAAGATCACCGCCATAATTTTGTTTATAATGCGCCGCCAACTCCTCAAATGATTTCGCCACGAATTCGCAATTGCCGCAGGGAAATTTGTCCGCGCCAAAATAAACCTGCTCGCCTTTGTAATAAAACGGCGAGATGTTGCCGATGCGCTTGTAGCGGCCGCGCTCGCGCAATTCATAGGCAATGTCGGTCGCGTACCGGCGATCGGTTGTATTCAAATCGATGTTGTAGGCAATCAAAAACTCGCGCGCGCCCACCGCAGTCGCGCCGCTTTTGCGGTGGAATTGCGCCGGGCCAAAATCCGGTTGCCAGTTGGGATCCGCCAACTTTTGCGGCAACCCCTCGTATTCACCGGCGCGCACGGTGGCGAGATTCCTGCGCTCAGGCCGGCTGGCAGCGGATTCATAAAGATAAACCGGAATGCCCAGCTCTTCGCCGATGCGCCTGCCGACGCGGCGCGCCATTTCGGCGCATTCTTCCATTGTCACATGTGCCACCGGCACAAACGGCAAGACATCGGTTGCGCCCATGCGCGCGTGTTCGCCGTGATGCTGCGACATATCAATCAACTCCGCTGCGGTTTGGACGGCGCGAAACGCGGCTTCCTGCACCGCTTCCGGATCGCCGATAAACGTCACGACTGTGCGATTCGTGCTTTCTCCCGGATCAACGTCGAGCAGTTGCACGCCGCGCACCGCTTCGATTTGATCGGTGATTTTCTTGATCAGGCTTTTGTCCCGGCCTTCGGAAAAATTCGGGACACATTCGACAATTTTTTGCATATTGTTCCTCGCAATGTGTTCAAAGGGCCGGCGCATTTCATTGAAATGCATCGGCGAAATCATGATCAGCATAAAACAAAAGAGCCAGAAAGGCAACGCCAAAATCGCCGTTCATGCCCACAAAAATCCCGTTTGTGACAAAACCGCTGCACGAATGTCAAAGGCTTCGTATGTTTTACTCAGCACAATCACTGGAATAAACTTTTAATACATCGTCATAAACAACTTGCCGCGAAGCAAACTTCAACTTCAGCAAAAAACAGTTCACACCACGTTATGGGATGTTTCAATCAAAGGGATGAAAAATGAATCTGAAACGCATACTCGGCAATCCAGTATGGCTTCTCATCAGTGCGCTGGCGCTGTTCAAGCTCATCATCCATTTCATGACCAACTCGAATTACGAGCTGCATCGCGATGTTTATCTTTATCTCGCGCTGGCGGATCATCCCGCCTGGGGCTATGTGTCCGTGCCGCCGCTCACGCCGATGATCGGCAAACTCGCGATGGCATTGTTCGGCGCCTCGTCTTTTGCGACGGGATTCTTCCCGGCATTGGTCGGCGCCATTTCCGTGATCGTTATCGCTCTGATCGTCAAAGAACTGGGCGGTAAAACCTGGGCGATTGTGCTGGCGTGTGCGGCGTTCATCCTGTCGCCGTCGTTTCTGCGCAGCAATACTTTCCTGATGCCCGTGTCCTTTGATCAATTCGCCTGGCTGTTAAGCGGGTACTTCATGCTCAAGCTGATCAAGAGTCAAGACACGAAGTACTGGATTCATCTGGGCGTGATTTGGGGGCTGGCATTTTTGAACAAATATGCCATCGTTTTCTTTGCGCTGGCCTCCCTGCTGGCGTTGCTGCTCACGCCTGATCGCAAACTGCTGCGGTCAAAGCATTTCGTGCTGGGATTGCTAGTGGGATTTCTCATAATTCTCCCCAACCTCATGTGGCAGCACACGCACAACTGGCCGGTGATTCATCACATGGCGGAGTTGCAACGCACACAGTTGGTCAATGTCAGCGTCTCCAGTTTTATTCTCCTGCAATTCTTGATGAATGTGCAGGCGCTGCTCATCTGGATGATCGGGCTAATCTACCTGCTTTTTTTCAAAGACGGACGGCGCTTTCAAGTATTGGGCTTGACTTATTTGTTTACCGTTCTAATTTTGATATTGCTCAGCGGCAAGCATTACTACACGCTAGGCGCGTACCCCATGCTGTTTGCCGCCGGCGGCGTTGCCATTGAGAAACTCTTTGCCCGGCGCCTGCGCATTCTAAAACCGGCAATGTTGGTGATCATGCTG
It encodes the following:
- the ftcD gene encoding glutamate formimidoyltransferase encodes the protein MLIMISPMHFNEMRRPFEHIARNNMQKIVECVPNFSEGRDKSLIKKITDQIEAVRGVQLLDVDPGESTNRTVVTFIGDPEAVQEAAFRAVQTAAELIDMSQHHGEHARMGATDVLPFVPVAHVTMEECAEMARRVGRRIGEELGIPVYLYESAASRPERRNLATVRAGEYEGLPQKLADPNWQPDFGPAQFHRKSGATAVGAREFLIAYNIDLNTTDRRYATDIAYELRERGRYKRIGNISPFYYKGEQVYFGADKFPCGNCEFVAKSFEELAAHYKQNYGGDLYARYQSLGMDVNNLVGMPVYADGKFAHVKAVGWVVEAYQRAQISINLTNYKISPPHLVLEEARKLAAQRGIVITGSEIVGVVPFAAMLEAGKFYLKRMRKSTGIPVHDVLETAAQSMGVRDVAEFDIDKKIIGIPKMDGPLAKQKVVDFVDEVSRDTPAPGGGSIAALAGSLGAALAAMVANVSNGKGEFDAKYEDICDLAEQAQRVKDDLLRAVDEDTAAFNAVLEAMRLPKDTPQQQQARATAMREGYKSAARVPLRTAEHCREALQLCLRAAHLGNKAVMSDAGVGALMAFAGLQGAIYNVRINLPNTKSPDFIAEMSATLDTLLQGGKAICEQVQQEVEKSLS
- a CDS encoding glycosyltransferase family 39 protein, with protein sequence MNLKRILGNPVWLLISALALFKLIIHFMTNSNYELHRDVYLYLALADHPAWGYVSVPPLTPMIGKLAMALFGASSFATGFFPALVGAISVIVIALIVKELGGKTWAIVLACAAFILSPSFLRSNTFLMPVSFDQFAWLLSGYFMLKLIKSQDTKYWIHLGVIWGLAFLNKYAIVFFALASLLALLLTPDRKLLRSKHFVLGLLVGFLIILPNLMWQHTHNWPVIHHMAELQRTQLVNVSVSSFILLQFLMNVQALLIWMIGLIYLLFFKDGRRFQVLGLTYLFTVLILILLSGKHYYTLGAYPMLFAAGGVAIEKLFARRLRILKPAMLVIMLLFFLPAIPYALPVLPLEKMAVYAQHSKKFGLEGALMWEDGRVHALPQDYADMTGWRELAGIVIQAYHGLSAAEKTDCGIYGENYGQASAIKYYGKNYGLPEPVSFNETFALWAPDSANPSVLIYVNDELGEDIQHFFGDISLAGAVKDPFFRENGVQVYVCKNPRNGFAEFLTEKVRAMKSRYQK
- a CDS encoding MATE family efflux transporter — protein: MIETNFQNNPIEPGAVAISRDPSKPGPLRRLWADLREAIAGSEQDFTEGHLGRAILLLSVPMVLEMVMESVFAVVDVFFVARLGADAVATVGLTESVITLVYSIAIGLSMAITAMVARRIGEKDSAGATVAAVQALALGVLASLPIAVIGIFLAPDILRLMGASPGIVANGSGYMAVMLGGNITIMLIFLINAIFRGAGDAAIAMRSLWLANLINCVLDPCFIFGWGPFPEMGVTGAAVATNIGRGVGVLYQLYALFYGKSRIQIQGAQFRLDFEVMWRLVRVSLGGIFQFLVATASWLGLVRIVAIFGSAALAGYTIALRIIVFALLPSWGMSNAAATLVGQNLGADKPGRAERSVWFTGLCNVIFLGLVTIVFVVFAEPLVYLFTRDSEVVPFAVDCLRYVSYGYIFYAFGMVMVQAFNGAGDTVTPTIINLCCYWLFQIPLAYGLALPFDFGARGVFAAITIAESTLAVVAVLVFRRGKWKERKI
- a CDS encoding zinc ribbon domain-containing protein, with translation MPIYVYRCLACDNPHEALQKFSDPVLTECPACGGPLQKQFTPEVGLSFKGSGFYITDYVKNKNSEKFAFREPEKAKSASPA
- a CDS encoding Hsp20/alpha crystallin family protein, with product MSIVRWSPVRDMLNMQADMNRLFGTMFDRDSYETSLGRGDWNPVVDITETADEYQVTAELPGLNKDDVKISYEGGVVTIRGEKKQEKEDKNRNYHRVERSFGMFERSFRLPTQIDVNKIEAKFKDGILGLRLPKSEEARPKEIPIKIS